A part of Verrucomicrobiota bacterium genomic DNA contains:
- a CDS encoding ABC transporter permease has product MNGAFLTPTRIQAIGRNTFTELVRQKVFYFLLIFGLIVIGNSAFLAKFSFQEEFQMLKDVSLGAMSVFLSLLSILATATLLPRDLEDRTIFTILSKPVPRYEYLLGKLLGVVILLTVSTLIMGLLFLGVLFLRENMALGETRISLAGSPQELAAALAEIKKAAFSWDLIPAMAILLMKGILLSSLTLLVSTFATSGIFAILVSASAYFIGHLQVTAREYWMSGIGIHWWTRIFTAFVALLFPDLQAFNLSDDIVAGTALPMGIFWQTIALGAVYTSVYYAVACFVFESREL; this is encoded by the coding sequence ATGAACGGAGCATTTCTTACCCCGACTCGGATCCAGGCGATCGGCAGGAATACCTTCACGGAACTTGTCCGCCAGAAGGTCTTTTACTTCCTGCTGATCTTCGGCCTGATCGTGATCGGCAACTCGGCCTTCCTGGCCAAGTTCTCGTTCCAGGAGGAGTTCCAGATGCTCAAGGATGTCTCGCTCGGAGCCATGTCCGTCTTCCTGAGTTTGCTTTCCATCTTGGCTACGGCCACCCTGCTGCCTCGGGATTTGGAAGACCGTACGATTTTCACCATCCTCTCCAAGCCGGTGCCACGCTATGAGTACCTCTTAGGCAAGCTCCTAGGGGTCGTCATCCTCCTGACCGTGTCGACGCTTATCATGGGTCTCCTTTTCCTGGGTGTCCTCTTCCTGCGTGAGAACATGGCTCTTGGAGAGACCCGGATTTCCCTTGCGGGATCGCCTCAGGAACTGGCTGCCGCTCTAGCCGAAATCAAAAAAGCCGCCTTCAGCTGGGACCTCATCCCGGCTATGGCGATCCTGCTCATGAAGGGAATCCTGCTCTCCTCCCTGACTCTTCTTGTCTCGACGTTCGCGACCTCGGGGATCTTTGCGATCCTTGTTTCTGCCTCCGCTTATTTCATCGGTCATCTCCAGGTGACGGCCCGGGAATACTGGATGAGTGGTATCGGCATCCATTGGTGGACGCGGATCTTCACCGCCTTCGTGGCACTCCTCTTTCCCGACCTTCAGGCCTTCAACCTCAGCGATGATATTGTGGCAGGAACGGCTCTGCCGATGGGCATCTTCTGGCAGACAATTGCGCTCGGGGCGGTCTACACGTCCGTTTATTATGCCGTTGCGTGTTTTGTCTTCGAGAGTAGGGAGCTCTAA
- a CDS encoding metallophosphatase family protein, with amino-acid sequence MRCAILGDIHANLQALEAVLADAREYGCTEFHCLGDVVGYNANPRECLEIVRNLTGACVLGNHDKAAAGEDSLEGFSSSAAISLEWTRRVLDADQKAWLGSLRLQRQIRKTTLVHATLDSPESWGYVRTVSEAEMSMACQRTPLCFIGHTHVPQVFGQGIGEMLLFESIDGVELPRSPKLLINAGSVGQPRDNDWRAAYMIHDEESGGLWLRRVEYDVESASRAVLEAGLPSLLAERLHTAA; translated from the coding sequence ATGCGCTGCGCGATCCTAGGCGATATCCATGCCAATCTGCAGGCGCTGGAGGCGGTGCTTGCTGATGCGAGGGAGTACGGGTGCACCGAGTTCCATTGCCTCGGGGATGTGGTCGGTTACAACGCGAATCCCCGCGAGTGCCTGGAGATCGTGAGGAATCTCACCGGGGCCTGTGTGCTCGGGAATCATGACAAGGCCGCTGCCGGAGAGGACTCCCTTGAGGGGTTCAGTTCCTCAGCAGCGATCTCCCTGGAATGGACGAGAAGAGTCTTGGACGCCGATCAGAAGGCCTGGCTTGGCTCACTTCGTCTGCAACGGCAGATCAGGAAAACGACTCTTGTCCATGCGACACTCGATTCGCCGGAGTCTTGGGGATATGTCCGGACAGTGTCTGAGGCTGAAATGAGTATGGCCTGTCAACGGACCCCACTCTGCTTCATCGGCCACACCCATGTTCCCCAGGTTTTCGGACAAGGGATTGGCGAGATGCTGCTCTTTGAAAGCATCGACGGCGTGGAACTTCCCAGGTCACCCAAGCTGCTAATCAATGCGGGTTCCGTGGGCCAGCCCCGGGACAATGATTGGAGAGCCGCCTACATGATCCACGACGAGGAGAGCGGAGGTCTCTGGCTCCGCCGCGTGGAGTATGATGTCGAGTCGGCAAGCCGGGCTGTCCTGGAGGCGGGACTTCCAAGCCTACTGGCTGAGAGGCTCCATACTGCAGCATAA
- the proB gene encoding glutamate 5-kinase, giving the protein MKKRPVVLKFGTGILAREGGCSLDPSQFRNLCGEIARLVKQGIPVIVVSSAAVAAGVDALGLKKRPSDLAGKQACAAVGQPVLMTAYARHLGRHGLRPAQLLLTHDDIFDAGRRRNASVTLSKLLQSPGVVPIINENDSVAVEELRFGDNDRLSSEVAQLVKARLLILLTSADGLMASSSPASKNSSNPPSKLSSKNTSKNTSKLQRIPVVTEIRDAFRHVTPDKGEHSTGGMQAKLQAVQSAVDAGIETMIAHGRKREQIAGAIAGKDVGTRFPVRKKRKQSNS; this is encoded by the coding sequence ATGAAAAAGCGTCCCGTTGTCCTGAAGTTCGGTACCGGCATCCTCGCCCGCGAGGGGGGATGCTCTTTGGATCCAAGCCAGTTCCGCAACCTCTGCGGGGAAATCGCCCGACTTGTGAAGCAGGGAATCCCCGTCATTGTGGTCTCCAGCGCCGCGGTCGCGGCTGGGGTCGATGCCCTTGGATTAAAAAAACGCCCCTCGGATCTGGCTGGAAAGCAGGCCTGCGCTGCAGTGGGTCAACCGGTCCTGATGACGGCCTATGCTCGCCATCTCGGCAGGCATGGACTGCGCCCCGCCCAACTTCTGCTAACGCACGACGATATTTTCGACGCGGGTCGCAGGCGCAACGCGAGTGTCACGCTTTCCAAACTGCTGCAGTCTCCGGGAGTGGTTCCGATCATCAACGAGAATGACTCTGTCGCCGTTGAAGAGCTTCGCTTCGGTGACAATGACCGCCTCTCCTCGGAAGTTGCCCAGTTGGTGAAGGCGCGCCTCCTGATCCTGCTGACCAGCGCGGATGGTCTGATGGCCAGCTCATCGCCTGCTTCAAAGAATTCCTCGAATCCCCCTTCTAAGCTCTCCTCTAAGAACACCTCTAAGAACACTTCTAAGCTGCAGCGCATTCCCGTGGTGACGGAGATTCGCGACGCATTCCGCCATGTGACACCCGACAAGGGGGAGCACTCCACCGGCGGGATGCAGGCCAAACTTCAGGCGGTTCAATCCGCCGTGGACGCCGGAATCGAGACAATGATCGCTCATGGTCGCAAGCGGGAACAGATTGCCGGTGCCATCGCTGGAAAGGATGTCGGAACCCGCTTTCCTGTCCGCAAGAAAAGAAAACAATCGAATTCATGA